The sequence ATTAAAGCTGAGGCTAGCGAGCTCGTTAAATATCTAAAGCAGCAGCAAATTGAGTTGATGATTATGTCTGGCGATTTTATCCCAGTTGTAAAATCAATTGCTGAGAAAATTGGCATTGCTCCAGAGTTTGCTTTTGGTGAGTTAAGTCCCGAAGCAAAGGCTAGTGAAATACGGAAACTGTCTTATGCTGGCTTTATTGGAGATGGCGTAAATGATGCCTTGGCGATGAAGACCGCCTATCTCGGGATTGGCCTGCAGGGCGGGATTGAATCGAATTTCGAAGTTGCTGACGTTTATCTCTTGAATGGCGATCTTCAAAACGTCGTGGATTTATTTGCAGCTGCAAAGCGGACTCTTAGGTTAGTGAAGCGAAATATCCTACTGGCGGCTTGCTATAATACACTTGCCGCACCACTAGCCGCATGTGGATACATTAATCCGATATTTGCTGCCTTTGTTATGCCACTTGCTTCGCTCACGGTAATTAGTTCTACACTACTTAGCAAACCATTTAACTGCGCTGTCGCGCGGGGGAAGTAATTTTGTGGGTGTAATTTATTTTTTATTACCACTTTCTTTGTTGTTAGCCGGGATTGGCTTTGGGGCCTATTTCTGGGCGGCACGTAGGGGGCAGTTTGATGATTTAGAGACGCCCCCGCAGCGAATTATTTTTGACGACGATCAAGAGTGATTTTGTTGAAATTCTGGAACATCTTCGTGGGGCTCTAGCAAAATCATTTCAATCGATACTCCCGGACCGATACCCAAGACGAGGGCATATGACCCAGGAATTGACGCTGTTGAATCTAAATCGTAAAAGCCAATTGTAGTGTAATTAATCAACAGAATCTAGCTGTTGCCATTGAAGTTCAAAAACTGTTTGCATTGTTTCAAAGAAATCAGGGTGGTCGATCTTAATTGTCATTAGACCGTCGTCGGTATAGTGGGTGATGTTAACAACGCCATCGCGCATAATGATGTTAGATATAATCGCAGTTTGCTGATTTAGAATCTTAACGTGATGATGCGGGTTGCAAATATTTTTCACATACCACCTGGTTATCGGCCCATCGACTGCAAGTTCACGAATTTTAAAGCGCTTTGCGCTAGTTGTCTTTAAAAATGGTAGCACACCCTGCTTAGTATGCTCATTAATTGCAATGTTTGGATTAAAAATTGCACAAAATCCTCCACTACTTGCAAATTCAAAATGTTGTTTCCAGGCGGCGGCAGGTGAATCATAGGTTAACACCGAGTAATCGATCACTTCCGAGCCGGCAGGAGTGGAGATTTTTTTTAACTCGCCTGTCATTAATTCTGCCGCGCGCGAGACACGCTCAAATTCCGACCGTGCATTGGCTTGTAATATTTTGGGGATTTCCTGTGTCGAAACAGCACTGAAAAAAGTTATACTCTTGTTGCTCGTTTTGCGAACTAGGTTTTTATCAATTAAGTTCTCAAGGATTGAATAAACTGTTGGACGCTTGATGCTCGTTCCTTTGGCAATAATTGCTGCACCACGCGGACCGCGCGTAAGTAAATAAGTGAGCACCTCTTGCTCGCCCTGATTTAGTCCACAGTCTTTAAATAGCTTCTCTAGCATACGCTCGATGAGGGTGTTGTCGAAAATGTATCAACAAAATAATAGCAGATATAACGCAGTAAATACAAGGAAATTTCGACAATTCTTGCTACTGTCGTTGATTGAAAACCAACAATTCATAGAATGAGCCCTGAATACGGGGTGAATATTATGAGACAGATTGTTTTACTAATTGTTTTCATTGCAGTTAACATCGCATCAGCCGACCCAATCAAGGTCGGTATGCTTGCGCCACTCAGTGGTGATTTTGCATCCTATGGAAAAACCATGCAGGATGGAGTTAATCTTGCAGTTAAGGATCTGGCTCGAGCAGGAATTGAAGTTAAGGCCTATTTCCAAGATGCCTGCTTAGGAGCAGGTGTCAATACGGCAGTCAATGACCTAATTGGCTTAAAGCATATTGATGCAATCGTTGGAAACTTTTGCGTTGCCGCAATGCCAATTGCAGCACCACTAATCAATCAACATCAACTCTTCACAATTCATTCCGCGACAGCAACGGATAAGATCTTAAACGCAAGTCCTTATATCTTGAGTATCAATGGTGCAGTTAAGGTTGAGGCGGAGAAAATTGCCGAGTATGCTGCACTTAAGCTCCGCGCAAAAACAGCTGCGATTTATTATATCGGAACAGATTTTGGTGAAGATTATCAGCGCTATTTTAATGAGCGCTTCAGTAAACTTGGTGGAACGGTAGTTGGGAGTTACCTTAATGCTGTAGGTGACAATGACTTTCGCAGTGCTATCTTACTCTCAAAAGCAAAACAACCAGACGTGATTTTTGCAGTGCATTTAGG comes from bacterium and encodes:
- a CDS encoding HAD-IC family P-type ATPase produces the protein IKAEASELVKYLKQQQIELMIMSGDFIPVVKSIAEKIGIAPEFAFGELSPEAKASEIRKLSYAGFIGDGVNDALAMKTAYLGIGLQGGIESNFEVADVYLLNGDLQNVVDLFAAAKRTLRLVKRNILLAACYNTLAAPLAACGYINPIFAAFVMPLASLTVISSTLLSKPFNCAVARGK
- the ccoS gene encoding cbb3-type cytochrome oxidase assembly protein CcoS — protein: MGVIYFLLPLSLLLAGIGFGAYFWAARRGQFDDLETPPQRIIFDDDQE
- a CDS encoding ABC transporter substrate-binding protein; amino-acid sequence: MRQIVLLIVFIAVNIASADPIKVGMLAPLSGDFASYGKTMQDGVNLAVKDLARAGIEVKAYFQDACLGAGVNTAVNDLIGLKHIDAIVGNFCVAAMPIAAPLINQHQLFTIHSATATDKILNASPYILSINGAVKVEAEKIAEYAALKLRAKTAAIYYIGTDFGEDYQRYFNERFSKLGGTVVGSYLNAVGDNDFRSAILLSKAKQPDVIFAVHLGNTLGLLLKQIRQVGMTLPVLGVYEAEDPSIVEVAGKAAEGLTFYRPDHESFLENSVRKHFVTDFKAAFGYEPGVLAANAYDGTILAVQGIKACQRAHASTALGDCVAAQIKAEASIVGASGSFNFSNDRQASRGLILMQVTAGQFVKVASAH